A region from the Curtobacterium sp. MCBA15_012 genome encodes:
- a CDS encoding sensor histidine kinase, with protein MRGGQGFTRVLPRRSLVVDLTWAALACLVFLAPIDLELERASALAVTAATVAIALRRLSPSGAMLAAVALGVVQVWNGERPSLVDVALFVVVGSVAIVGTKIEVVLAGLLSLGAGVLASLYLSKTGYRYALLLNGPSEQVAIVLAAPTLALVSVWAGGLATRAVRSQNAEAVRRIDAEAAATRAEAVANRAEAVATRAVDEAESERIRADIARDVHDVVGHSLAVIIAQADSVPFLDDEARVREVSATIASTARSSLVEVRQVLGHIDGSDATVDPASFEEIVRGIRDAGVTVEHTVRGASRPLGPVHGTAARRVLQEMLTNALRHGVPGGAVDVRETWRSADLVLEVENAVRSASLPVGEELGIDELAAHPRGSGRGLTGMQTRLTTIGGSFDAAVLDDVFTARARIPYDVRGGTNR; from the coding sequence GTGAGGGGCGGTCAGGGGTTCACCAGGGTCCTCCCTCGCCGATCCCTCGTCGTCGACCTGACGTGGGCCGCGCTCGCCTGCCTCGTCTTCCTCGCACCGATCGACCTCGAGCTCGAACGGGCGAGCGCCCTCGCCGTCACGGCCGCGACCGTCGCGATCGCCCTCCGTCGGCTCAGCCCGTCCGGGGCGATGCTCGCCGCGGTCGCCCTCGGCGTCGTCCAGGTGTGGAACGGGGAGCGTCCCTCACTCGTCGACGTCGCGCTCTTCGTCGTGGTCGGCAGCGTCGCGATCGTCGGCACGAAGATCGAGGTCGTCCTCGCCGGTCTGCTCTCCCTCGGCGCCGGAGTCCTCGCCTCCCTGTACCTCTCCAAGACCGGTTACCGGTACGCACTGCTGCTGAACGGGCCCTCGGAGCAGGTCGCGATCGTCCTCGCGGCGCCGACCCTCGCGCTCGTCTCGGTCTGGGCGGGTGGGCTCGCCACCCGGGCCGTCCGCTCCCAGAACGCCGAGGCCGTCCGCCGCATCGACGCCGAGGCCGCGGCCACGCGCGCCGAGGCGGTCGCGAACCGTGCCGAGGCCGTCGCCACCCGCGCCGTGGACGAAGCCGAGTCCGAACGCATCCGCGCCGACATCGCCCGCGACGTGCACGACGTCGTCGGCCACTCCCTCGCCGTGATCATCGCGCAGGCCGACTCCGTGCCGTTCCTCGACGACGAGGCACGCGTCCGCGAGGTCAGCGCCACCATCGCGAGCACCGCCCGGAGCTCCCTGGTCGAGGTGCGCCAGGTCCTCGGCCACATCGACGGGTCCGACGCCACCGTCGACCCGGCCTCCTTCGAGGAGATCGTCCGCGGCATCCGCGACGCCGGTGTCACGGTCGAGCACACCGTCCGGGGTGCCTCCCGACCGCTCGGCCCGGTGCACGGGACGGCGGCCCGCCGGGTGCTGCAGGAGATGCTGACGAACGCGCTCCGACACGGCGTGCCCGGCGGTGCCGTCGACGTCCGCGAAACCTGGCGGTCGGCGGACCTCGTGCTCGAGGTCGAGAACGCCGTGCGCTCCGCCTCGCTCCCGGTCGGCGAGGAGCTCGGCATCGACGAACTCGCCGCCCACCCGCGCGGATCCGGCCGCGGACTCACCGGCATGCAGACCCGACTCACCACGATCGGCGGGTCCTTCGACGCCGCCGTGCTCGACGACGTGTTCACCGCACGCGCGCGCATCCCGTACGACGTCCGAGGGGGGACGAACCGATGA
- a CDS encoding SDR family NAD(P)-dependent oxidoreductase — protein MDLELTGRTALVVGGHGYIGSVVAETLRREGAHVVVASRTAGGPDDVRMDTASQESVDAAVARVLDQHGRIDVLVVTAAPAAGTLDPDRASDPEQVAAAIDGKALGFLRVANAVLPAQRAAGFGRVVVVSGQNAYLAGNITTSLRNAATNVIAKNLADQVAGTGVAVNVVNPGTVTDEPAAQVQRGAGGESSPQQIADLVAFLASPRSAVSGESVSIAHRVLGQLTI, from the coding sequence ATGGACCTCGAACTCACCGGCCGGACCGCCCTCGTCGTCGGCGGTCACGGGTACATCGGCAGCGTCGTCGCCGAGACCCTCCGTCGCGAGGGCGCGCACGTCGTCGTCGCCTCCCGCACCGCCGGCGGCCCCGACGACGTCCGCATGGACACCGCGTCGCAGGAGTCGGTCGACGCCGCGGTCGCGCGGGTGCTCGACCAGCACGGACGCATCGACGTCCTCGTGGTCACCGCGGCGCCCGCGGCGGGCACGCTCGACCCCGACCGGGCATCGGACCCCGAGCAGGTCGCCGCCGCGATCGACGGCAAGGCGCTCGGCTTCCTCCGCGTCGCGAACGCCGTGCTCCCCGCGCAGCGCGCCGCCGGCTTCGGTCGCGTCGTCGTGGTGAGCGGGCAGAACGCCTACCTCGCGGGGAACATCACGACCTCGCTCCGGAACGCCGCGACGAACGTCATCGCGAAGAACCTCGCCGACCAGGTCGCGGGCACCGGTGTGGCCGTGAACGTCGTGAACCCGGGCACGGTGACGGACGAGCCGGCAGCGCAGGTGCAGCGCGGCGCCGGTGGCGAGTCGAGCCCGCAGCAGATCGCGGACCTCGTCGCGTTCCTCGCCTCACCGCGGTCCGCGGTGAGCGGCGAGTCCGTCTCGATCGCACACCGCGTGCTCGGGCAGCTCACGATCTGA
- a CDS encoding SDR family oxidoreductase encodes MTDQQQPDQQQPDQQQPDQQRPPGSDRELTPTADHGEQSYRGSGKLTGKRAVITGGDSGIGKAVAIAFAREGADVLVSYLPEEEDDAQDTKRWIEEAGRKAVLFPGDVSDPSYCRSVVATAVDELGGLDVLVNNAAYQMTHETIEEISDEEWDHTLATNLSAYFHLVKAALPHLGPGSSIIGSSSVNSDNPKPDLAPYDVTKAGVANLSAALAQLLGPRGIRVNSVAPGPIWTPLIPSTMPPEEVEQFGTQTPLGRAGQPAELAPVYVLLASDDGSYVSGARVAVTGGTPIL; translated from the coding sequence ATGACCGACCAGCAGCAGCCCGACCAGCAGCAGCCCGACCAGCAGCAGCCCGACCAGCAGCGGCCCCCGGGCAGTGACCGGGAGCTCACGCCGACCGCCGACCACGGCGAGCAGTCCTACCGTGGCTCGGGCAAGCTCACCGGGAAGCGCGCGGTGATCACCGGCGGCGACAGCGGCATCGGCAAGGCCGTCGCGATCGCCTTCGCCCGCGAGGGCGCCGACGTGCTCGTCAGCTACCTCCCCGAGGAGGAGGACGACGCGCAGGACACGAAGCGCTGGATCGAGGAGGCCGGTCGGAAGGCCGTCCTGTTCCCCGGCGACGTGAGCGACCCGTCGTACTGCCGGTCCGTCGTCGCGACCGCGGTCGACGAGCTCGGCGGCCTGGACGTCCTCGTGAACAACGCGGCGTACCAGATGACCCACGAGACGATCGAGGAGATCAGCGACGAGGAGTGGGACCACACCCTCGCGACGAACCTCAGCGCCTACTTCCACCTCGTGAAGGCCGCGCTGCCGCACCTCGGCCCGGGGTCGTCGATCATCGGGTCGAGCTCGGTGAACTCCGACAACCCGAAGCCCGACCTGGCGCCGTACGACGTCACGAAGGCCGGCGTCGCGAACCTGTCGGCAGCGCTCGCGCAGCTGCTCGGCCCGCGGGGCATCCGCGTCAACAGCGTCGCGCCCGGCCCGATCTGGACGCCGCTCATCCCCTCGACGATGCCGCCTGAGGAGGTCGAGCAGTTCGGCACGCAGACGCCGCTCGGCCGCGCGGGCCAGCCCGCCGAACTCGCCCCGGTGTACGTGCTGCTCGCCAGCGACGACGGCAGCTACGTCTCCGGTGCCCGGGTCGCCGTCACCGGCGGCACACCCATCCTCTGA